The following nucleotide sequence is from Paenibacillus andongensis.
GGCGGCACTTTCACTACTGCGCACCGGCAATGTTGGTGATGTGAAAGAAGCTGTCCGCTCCTTGGAGCAAGCACTTTACAGCAAAGACCGCTACGTTAGAGCTTATGCGGCGGAAACACTCACCCATCTGCGAACGGACGAAGCCGTTGATATCTTGATTCGATATTACCGCACTTCCCGCTGGTGTCCGGATACAAGTAAAGTCAGTACCTTTTAGGGTACTCCAAGAACCTACAAAATTGTGCACGAAATGTCGGATGGATACATTCAATTCCTGCTATTCTTTTGATAAAGGAGGTCAGATAAATGGATTTGCTTAAAAACATGAATGGCGCTTTAACGTATATTGAAGAAAACCTTGCGAACGATATTGATTTGAAAGAAGTTGCAAGATGTGCTTTTTGCTCCGAATACCATTTCAAAAGGATGTTTTCCTTCCTTGCCGGTATTTCGCTATCGGAATACATCCGCCGCAGACGCCTTACTCTTGCAGCATTTGAGCTTAAAGGCAGCAGCACAAAAGTCATTGACATTGCAGTGAAATACGGGTATAACTCATCCGATTCTTTTGCAAGAGCTTTTCAAAGTTTGCATGGCCTAACACCGTCAGAAGCCAGAAGTAATGGCCATTCACTTAAAGCCTACCCACCAATGACCTTTCAGTTAACCATCAAAGGAGGAAATGAAATGATCTATCGAATTGAGGAAAAAGAGGCATTTCGCATTGTTGGTATTAAGAAAAGGGTTCCCATCCAATTCAATGGGGTAAATCCGGAGATTGCGTCTATGTGGCAAAGTTTGGATGGAGAAACGATCGCTAACCTTAAAAACCTTTCTAATGTCGAGCCTTTAGGACTGCTTAGTGCATCTACAAACTTTTCTGAGGGCAGGATGGAGGAAAAAGGGGATTTTGATCACTTTATTGGTGTAGCAACAACGAAGAAGTGTCCAGATCACCTAACGCACCTTGATGTTTCTGCCTCAACATGGGCTGTATTCGAAGCAATCGGACCCTTTCCCGATACACTGCAAAATGTATGGGGACGCATTTATTCTGAATGGTTTCCATCCTCCAACTATGAAGCAATAGAAGGTCCAGAAATCCTTTGGAATGAGCATAAAGATGTAACTTCACCAACTTTTAAAAGTGAAATATGGATACCGATTTCGAAAAAGTAATTATGGATTGAAGCAATGAAGGACTGTTCAGTGAAAATAAAGTATTAGACTGACAGATCAGTAGTTATGCGCACTTTTACTTTTAAAATCTCTCAACTTCCAAATAATAAGTTTTTGACTAAGTCTCATAGAATATAAATGTGGCGGTCAAGAACAGAAAATAAAGTTCTAGACTGCCACGTTTTATCGATCCCTGATTGTTTGAAAATAAAAATAAACTGATTTAACTGTTTGGTATAGTCACCCCGACAACTTTAAAACTAAAACAAAAGAATCGGGGTAATCGCAGATACTAAGGGGCTGTTCCCTGTTGGCAAGAATCCAATTACGGTATTGCTAAAAGTATCGATAACAGAAATCGTATTGCTATTCATATTTGTAATAAATGCACGTGAACCGTCGGGCGCAATGGCAGCAATGATCGGGAAATTCCCTACAGGGATCGGAGTTCCCATAACC
It contains:
- a CDS encoding AraC family transcriptional regulator; amino-acid sequence: MDLLKNMNGALTYIEENLANDIDLKEVARCAFCSEYHFKRMFSFLAGISLSEYIRRRRLTLAAFELKGSSTKVIDIAVKYGYNSSDSFARAFQSLHGLTPSEARSNGHSLKAYPPMTFQLTIKGGNEMIYRIEEKEAFRIVGIKKRVPIQFNGVNPEIASMWQSLDGETIANLKNLSNVEPLGLLSASTNFSEGRMEEKGDFDHFIGVATTKKCPDHLTHLDVSASTWAVFEAIGPFPDTLQNVWGRIYSEWFPSSNYEAIEGPEILWNEHKDVTSPTFKSEIWIPISKK